Proteins from a genomic interval of Rhipicephalus microplus isolate Deutch F79 chromosome 6, USDA_Rmic, whole genome shotgun sequence:
- the LOC142765983 gene encoding uncharacterized protein LOC142765983, which produces MALKLPDFAEETDKWQAYLVKIDAYFEANEVTDDAKKRALLVAALGSRTVEILCGRIAPRKPSSLSYEEVVSTLNEHYDPSPNEISESFKFFHRNQQEGESVQAFIVEIRKLAHNCNFSSMLERMLRDRIVCGVRSKNLQKQLLAKKDLTLAEAEALAIAAESAELGSQQMTGQDCEGPSLCGRDLLQMLETQGAPLLHIASLSSDGKLESRTAAPVLEQYADLFAEGLGAIKGPPARLHIKDGATPRFGKEEVDQEDEAQVLTLDQWDQPALPWKELQALAVADEVLFQAKEPVNWPETHERWSRLHVDYAGPVKGKMLLIVVDAPTKWIEALPVSQANSHSTVEALRTIFSRFGIPRTVVSDNGTPFTAREFEQFMERNGIAHIRTPPYHPQSNGLAERAVRTIKDGLKKIGGTCLLTSLARVLCNYRNAPHQEGPSPSERLLGYRLRTRMEMSFPSRVYPAKAASDPGWNFAPGDYVYVRNYGAGDKWFPGTVEATRGTRLLEVKTVDGLVRRHVDQVRKRSPDETPAADDMSRPSTPVSPGPVRLETTAPATSQSTPESQPYVLRRSTRAKKPVVRFGY; this is translated from the exons ATGGCCCTCAAGCTTCCGGATTTTGCAGAGGAGACAGATAAGTGGCAAGCGTATCTCGTTAAGATTGACGCCTACTTCGAAGCGAACGAAGTTACGGACGACGCGAAGAAAAGGGCCTTGTTGGTGGCTGCGTTAGGATCGAGGACCGTTGAAATCCTTTGCGGCAGAATCGCACCGCGAAAACCAAGCTCGCTGAGttacgaagaagttgtttcaaccTTGAACGAGCACTATGATCCGTCCCCTAACGAgatatcagaaagcttcaagttctttcACCGAAACCAACAAGAAGGGGAGTCCGTGCAGGCGTTTATCGTCGAGATTCGCAAGCTAGCGCATAACTGCAACTTCTCTTCAATGTTGGAGCGAATGCTGAGGGACCGCATCGTTTGTGGAGTGCGCTCGAAAAACCTGCAGAAACAACTATTAGCCAAAAAGGACTTGACGCTGGCAGAAGCGGAAGCACTAGCTATAGCAGCCGAAAGCGCGGAGTTAGGGTCGCAACAGATGACCGGGCAAG ACTGCGAAGGTCCTAGCCTTTGCGGCCGTGACCTGTTACAGATGCTCGAGACACAAGGGGCACCGCTTCTTCACATCGCGTCACTCTCATCGGACGGGAAGCTGGAGAGTCGGACAGCGGCACCCGTGCTGGAACAGTACGCAGACCTTTTTGCGGAGGGCCTGGGAGCCATCAAGGGACCACCAGCACGGCTTCATATAAAGGACGGAGCAACCCCAAGGTTCGGTAAG GAAGAAGTGGACCAGGAGGACGAAGCTCAAGTTCTGACCCTGGACCAGTGGGATCAGCCGGCCCTGCCATGGAAGGAACTCCAGGCACTCGCCGTCGCGGATGAGGTACTTTTCCAG GCAAAAGAACCAGTAAATTGGCCCGAGACGCACGAAAGGTGGTCGCGGTTACATGTGGACTATGCGGGACCAGTAAAAGGGAAAATGTTACTCATCGTTGTCGACGCGCCCACCAAGTGGATTGAGGCGCTTCCCGTGTCGCAGGCCAACTCGCATAGCACAGTCGAggccctcagaacgatatttagcCGTTTTGGTATACCGCGCACGGTGGTTTCTGACAACGGGACGCCATTCACGGCACGAGAGTTCGAGCAGTTCATGGAGCGCAATGGCATTGCGCATATTCGAACACCTCCCTATCACCCCCAGAGTAATGGACTAGCAGAGCGAGCCGTGCGCACTATCAAAGATGGCTTGAAGAAGATAGGCGGCACTTGCCTCCTCACCTCACTGGCACGTGTATTGTGCAATTATCGGAACGCACCACACCAGGAGGGTCCTTCTCCCTCAGAGAGGCTATTAGGATACCGTCTGCGCACAAGAATGGAGATGTCTTTTCCTTCCAGAGTCTATCCTGCCAAAGCTGCGAGTGACCCAGGCTGGAATTTCGCACCGGGAGACTACGTGTACGTGCGAAATTATGGCGCCGGAGACAAGTGGTTCCCAGGCACAGTGGAGGCTACGCGTGGCACTCGCCTCCTGGAGGTAAAGACTGTGGATGGCCTTGTCCGCCGCCACGTGGATCAAGTTCGCAAGCGGAGCCCAGATGAAACGCCAGCAGCCGACGACATGTCGAGGCCATCTACACCGGTTTCCCCAGGGCCGGTACGACTAGAAACAACGGCGCCGGCTACCTCTCAGAGTACCCCAGAATCGCAACCATACGTACTACGTCGCTCCACACGAGCCAAGAAACCGGTCGTGCGTTTTGGCTACTAA